The following coding sequences lie in one Saccharopolyspora hordei genomic window:
- a CDS encoding Tex-like N-terminal domain-containing protein: MVTTVHQKIAEELGVRERQVQSAVELLDGGATVPFIARYRKEATGALDDAQLRTLEERLRYLRELEERRATVLESIRSQGKLTDELEAQINAADSKARLEDIYLPYKPKRRTKAQIAIEAGLEPLADKLLGDPSLDPHETAAGFVDADKGVPDAQAALDGARSILVERFSEDADLIGELREKVWTRGRLVSKVREGKEDEGAKFADYFDFSEAFTDLPSHRVLALFRGENEEVLELALEPDDGSEQVGPTDYELRIAQRFGIADQGRPADTWLSNVVRWAWRTRILTRLSVDLRLRLRQNAEDEAVRVFAANLRDLLLAAPAGSRATMGLDPGYRTGVKVAVVDGTGKVVATDTIYPHQPQRQWDQALAKLATLAEQHGVELIAIGNGTASRETDKLAGELISKHPELKLTKISVSEAGASVYSASSYASRELPDLDVSLRGAVSIARRLQDPLAELVKIDPKSIGVGQYQHDVSETKLSRSLDAVVEDCVNAVGVDVNTASAPLLTRVSGISETLAANIVQHRDTHGPFRTRQALKDVARLGPKAFEQCAGFLRIQDGDDPLDASAVHPEAYPVVHRILDRTGTGIRELIGNTRVLRSLKPQDFVDDTFGLPTVTDILAELDKPGRDPRPEFKTASFAEGVETLADLKPGMTLEGVVTNVAAFGAFVDVGVHQDGLVHVSAMSKNFVNDPRDVVKSGDIVRVKVLDVDIPRKRISLTLRLDDEPGAGGKPDREAGRGGGRGQGGRGGGGRNGGRGGKGRGGQRGGAPTGAMAEALRRAGFGN, from the coding sequence ATCGTGACGACTGTTCATCAGAAGATCGCCGAGGAGCTCGGCGTCCGCGAGCGCCAGGTGCAGTCCGCCGTCGAGCTGCTCGACGGTGGGGCGACCGTGCCGTTCATCGCCCGCTACCGGAAGGAAGCGACCGGCGCCCTCGACGACGCCCAGCTGCGCACGCTCGAGGAGCGCCTGCGCTACCTGCGCGAACTCGAGGAGCGGCGCGCCACGGTGCTGGAGTCCATCCGCTCCCAGGGCAAGCTGACCGACGAGCTGGAAGCGCAGATCAACGCGGCCGACTCCAAGGCCCGCCTGGAGGACATCTACCTCCCCTACAAGCCCAAGCGCCGCACCAAGGCGCAGATCGCCATCGAGGCCGGCCTGGAACCGCTGGCCGACAAGCTGCTCGGCGACCCCAGCCTCGACCCGCACGAGACGGCGGCCGGGTTCGTCGACGCCGACAAGGGCGTGCCTGACGCGCAGGCCGCGCTGGACGGCGCGCGGTCGATCCTGGTGGAGCGGTTCTCCGAGGACGCCGACCTGATCGGCGAGCTGCGCGAGAAGGTCTGGACGCGCGGTCGGCTGGTCTCCAAGGTCCGCGAGGGCAAGGAGGACGAGGGCGCGAAGTTCGCCGACTACTTCGACTTCTCCGAGGCGTTCACCGACCTGCCCTCGCACCGCGTGCTGGCACTGTTCCGCGGCGAGAACGAGGAGGTGCTGGAGCTGGCCCTGGAGCCCGACGACGGCTCCGAGCAGGTCGGCCCCACCGACTACGAGCTGCGCATCGCCCAGCGGTTCGGCATCGCCGACCAGGGCCGCCCGGCGGACACCTGGCTGTCGAACGTGGTGCGCTGGGCGTGGCGGACCCGCATCCTGACCCGGCTGAGCGTGGACCTGCGCCTGCGGCTGCGGCAGAACGCCGAGGACGAGGCGGTCCGGGTGTTCGCGGCCAACCTGCGCGACCTGCTGCTGGCCGCGCCGGCGGGGTCGCGCGCCACGATGGGCCTGGACCCGGGCTACCGGACCGGTGTCAAGGTCGCGGTGGTGGACGGCACCGGCAAGGTGGTGGCCACCGACACCATCTACCCGCACCAGCCGCAGCGCCAGTGGGACCAGGCACTGGCCAAGCTCGCGACGCTGGCCGAGCAGCACGGCGTCGAGCTGATCGCGATCGGCAACGGCACGGCCTCCCGCGAGACCGACAAGCTGGCCGGTGAGCTGATCAGCAAGCACCCCGAGCTCAAGCTCACCAAGATCTCGGTGTCCGAGGCGGGCGCGTCGGTGTACTCGGCCTCCAGCTACGCCTCCCGTGAGCTGCCGGACCTGGACGTCTCGCTGCGCGGTGCGGTGTCGATCGCCCGCCGCCTGCAGGACCCGCTGGCGGAGCTGGTCAAGATCGACCCGAAGTCGATCGGTGTCGGCCAGTACCAGCACGACGTGTCCGAGACGAAGCTGTCGCGCTCGCTGGACGCGGTGGTCGAGGACTGCGTGAACGCGGTCGGCGTGGACGTCAACACGGCGTCGGCCCCGCTGCTGACCCGCGTGTCCGGCATCAGCGAGACGCTGGCGGCCAACATCGTCCAGCACCGCGACACCCACGGCCCGTTCCGCACCCGGCAAGCCCTCAAGGACGTGGCGCGGCTGGGTCCGAAGGCGTTCGAGCAGTGCGCGGGCTTCCTGCGCATCCAGGACGGCGACGACCCGCTGGACGCCTCGGCGGTGCACCCGGAGGCCTACCCGGTGGTGCACCGGATCCTGGACCGCACCGGCACCGGGATCCGCGAGCTGATCGGCAACACGCGGGTGCTGAGGTCGCTGAAGCCCCAGGACTTCGTGGACGACACGTTCGGCCTGCCGACGGTCACCGACATCCTCGCCGAGCTCGACAAGCCGGGCCGCGACCCCCGCCCGGAGTTCAAGACGGCGTCCTTCGCCGAGGGCGTGGAGACCCTCGCGGACCTCAAGCCCGGCATGACCCTGGAGGGCGTGGTCACCAACGTCGCCGCCTTCGGCGCCTTCGTCGACGTGGGCGTTCACCAGGACGGCCTGGTCCACGTCTCGGCGATGTCGAAGAACTTCGTCAACGACCCCCGCGACGTGGTCAAGTCCGGCGACATCGTCCGCGTCAAGGTCCTCGACGTCGACATCCCCCGCAAGCGCATCTCCCTGACGCTCCGCCTCGACGACGAACCCGGTGCCGGCGGCAAGCCCGACCGCGAAGCGGGCCGAGGCGGCGGCCGGGGCCAGGGCGGCCGCGGTGGCGGCGGCCGGAACGGCGGCCGCGGCGGCAAGGGCCGCGGCGGCCAGCGCGGCGGCGCCCCCACCGGCGCCATGGCCGAAGCCCTCCGCAGGGCCGGCTTCGGGAACTGA
- a CDS encoding tetratricopeptide repeat protein — protein sequence MSLWEQRVTMARQLWSNGDLAAAERELRPVLDDGDFDTAAHAAYLLGGLLEQRGDRAQARAMHQRAIDSGHPIYAQLAAISLGLLLFDADDLTAAQAVLRFAADGADPDAAGRADALLAQVLHMLGDLDGAREARDRALTSNDPGVLEIASELELPAPGERTTEQYLQVAYEQACSLLEQGRDQDAEPILQRLLDSGHPHHGSLSAAKLYALHADDPAIARQMAERIIAFRHPEHLGWGHVLLGGVLEDLGDAAAAAEQFRAAAEDPRPNVRLHALIHLGMQQRRLGQVDQARETYQRVIRTRHPHFSVEALGVLAELQRDTGDVAGAVETFHRVVASGHPEKAPLAAYNLGVLEYERGDAEAAVAAFRRAAQAGDPQLAHQAELALSMVDVMDADPAADDARQLALRAHQAAGEGDLDSARRVYQQVIDMDVRTWSAMAANSLGLVEALAGDLDQARRTFQRAATSDEAALVQDAAFRCALVDEPGARPVLEALFHLEQGQDAGLEELAASDDPQVRDLAQLVRAEALLVSDVTAAVEQLDLLVDSPNQLVWTKAAQRLATWLVRQQRTDEAVQLLERVVDGGHPLLVPWSAAQLGDLLVEHGEPEDVIAAFATAAGAGYPSLLAEVFGKLEVLYRIAGHDEELEALYRTAIDSGHPELVPRASYLLGEKLALADQPGAALEHFERAAGAESEVAALAAFGAHAVRGDLDSARAVLVELADRPELRGSATEFCLNLAHQHQATGDVAFTEAALTLAVGSGDPDRRQEALLFLGALHHESGDRARARTAWEQAALGDRPHEAAVARCSLAGLLQDEGDLDGADAQLAEVAAGDTDSAGEAALRLGVLRRDRADVEGALEAFDRAASVGDREEVAWALAHSAPLLAERGETELAEDAYERAIASGVPQVQARAALGLRTLLRDLGDEAGAEAAFERALEFGDPEVSLRVHQERGGETAELRAYRLMSEGDVDGARAAVVEEFGSARVADFWCAAWTDLPGAAALLAGFRGEDLRTCSQLALDFGAAAKDPAEARTWFRVVADRGHPDLAPQARLLLGQLAEQQGEHAIALGWYRRATGAADPEHAARAGVLLAQLLSRLDDVEGAVSACRNAFTSGAGVPALDAGVLLGQLHHESGDPVEARRVWDQAEASAESAAQFGEVVHRRIAQIGETAAEAGELLHRASASEDPGTAINAMLWLGERAVQAEDLDAAVHWFGQAAELGVPEQSEAARSRLANMLLAQGDRDAARIEYERVARSANPDIAARGELGIGMVRHEEGDLPGAVAAYVDAAVHAVHEGLAEDAVQGARVVLEQQHANGDHHAATDTLRRLAEVVPESDVAEWAHDAGTEFLDAEDTDSALVYLRCAVEIGAPDPEPAAVLALGDALHRRGDDAGARQAYERVLATGDERTAAVAKYRLVELLGWDAPEVADLVQRTDEPLGPELKAVLGLQRRDAGDTAGAIEMLRDAADGAGEEFSPVAIYALAQSLYQDGEVEQARRTFQQLVEAAPYDRYAGEAMLELAAIAFHEGDDEEARAWNLRAWESDDPELSAKAAMNLGVIAKRRRDVEEAAPWFQVLVDLGHPSAALAAAHLAELHHWRGELAEAAQHYGYTLAHTDDPELIAEAAYRVGEFHYQRGDLDAAREHLDRARRTGDETFAEQAEELLRRLG from the coding sequence GTGTCACTGTGGGAACAGCGGGTCACCATGGCTCGGCAGCTGTGGAGCAACGGTGACCTCGCCGCCGCGGAGCGGGAGCTGCGCCCCGTGCTGGACGACGGGGACTTCGACACCGCCGCGCACGCCGCCTACCTGCTGGGCGGGCTGCTCGAGCAGCGCGGCGACCGCGCGCAGGCCCGCGCGATGCACCAGCGGGCCATCGACTCCGGGCACCCGATCTACGCGCAGCTCGCCGCGATCTCCCTCGGCCTGCTGCTGTTCGACGCCGACGACCTGACCGCAGCCCAAGCCGTCCTGCGCTTCGCGGCCGACGGCGCCGACCCGGACGCCGCCGGTCGCGCCGACGCGCTGCTGGCCCAGGTGCTGCACATGCTCGGCGACCTCGACGGTGCCCGCGAAGCCCGGGACCGGGCGCTGACCAGCAACGACCCCGGCGTGCTCGAGATCGCCTCGGAGCTGGAGCTGCCCGCGCCCGGCGAGCGCACCACCGAGCAGTACCTCCAGGTCGCCTACGAGCAGGCCTGCTCACTGCTGGAGCAGGGGCGCGACCAGGACGCCGAACCGATCCTGCAGCGGCTGCTGGACAGCGGGCACCCGCACCACGGGTCGCTGAGCGCCGCGAAGCTCTACGCGCTGCACGCCGACGACCCGGCGATCGCGCGGCAGATGGCCGAGCGGATCATCGCCTTCCGGCACCCCGAGCACCTCGGCTGGGGCCACGTGCTGCTGGGCGGGGTGCTGGAGGACCTGGGCGACGCGGCGGCAGCGGCCGAGCAGTTCCGGGCGGCGGCCGAGGACCCGCGCCCCAACGTCCGGCTGCACGCCCTCATCCACCTGGGCATGCAGCAGCGCCGGCTGGGGCAGGTGGACCAGGCCCGGGAGACCTACCAGCGGGTGATCAGGACGCGCCACCCGCACTTCTCCGTCGAGGCGCTGGGCGTGCTGGCCGAGCTGCAGCGCGACACCGGTGACGTCGCGGGCGCGGTCGAGACCTTCCACCGGGTCGTGGCCTCCGGGCACCCGGAGAAGGCCCCGCTGGCCGCCTACAACCTCGGGGTGCTGGAGTACGAGCGCGGCGACGCGGAGGCGGCCGTGGCGGCGTTCCGCCGCGCAGCGCAGGCCGGCGACCCGCAGCTGGCGCACCAGGCCGAGCTCGCACTGTCCATGGTGGACGTCATGGACGCGGACCCGGCCGCCGACGACGCCCGGCAGCTCGCGCTGCGCGCCCACCAGGCGGCCGGTGAGGGCGACCTGGACAGCGCACGCCGGGTGTACCAGCAGGTCATCGACATGGACGTGCGGACGTGGTCGGCGATGGCGGCCAACTCGCTCGGCCTGGTGGAAGCCCTCGCGGGCGACCTCGACCAGGCCCGCCGGACCTTCCAGCGCGCGGCGACCTCCGACGAGGCGGCGCTCGTGCAGGACGCCGCCTTCCGCTGCGCGCTCGTCGACGAACCGGGCGCCCGGCCCGTGCTGGAGGCGCTGTTCCACCTCGAGCAGGGCCAGGACGCCGGGCTGGAGGAGCTCGCCGCCAGCGACGACCCGCAGGTGCGTGACCTGGCCCAGCTGGTCCGGGCGGAGGCACTGCTGGTCTCCGACGTCACCGCCGCCGTGGAACAGCTGGACCTGCTGGTCGACTCGCCGAACCAGCTGGTGTGGACCAAGGCCGCCCAGCGGCTGGCGACCTGGCTGGTCCGGCAGCAGCGGACCGACGAGGCGGTGCAGCTGCTGGAGCGGGTCGTCGACGGCGGGCACCCGCTGCTGGTGCCGTGGTCGGCGGCGCAGCTCGGCGACCTGCTGGTGGAGCACGGCGAACCGGAGGACGTCATCGCCGCGTTCGCCACCGCGGCGGGAGCCGGGTACCCGTCGCTGCTGGCGGAGGTGTTCGGCAAGCTGGAGGTGCTCTACCGCATCGCCGGTCACGACGAGGAGCTGGAGGCGCTCTACCGGACGGCGATCGACAGCGGCCACCCCGAGCTCGTGCCCCGCGCGTCCTACCTGCTGGGCGAGAAGCTGGCGCTCGCCGACCAGCCCGGCGCGGCGCTGGAGCACTTCGAGCGGGCCGCCGGCGCGGAGTCGGAGGTCGCCGCGCTGGCGGCCTTCGGCGCGCACGCGGTCCGGGGTGACCTCGACAGCGCCCGGGCCGTCCTCGTGGAGCTGGCCGACCGACCCGAACTGCGGGGCAGCGCCACCGAGTTCTGCCTGAACCTGGCGCACCAGCACCAGGCGACGGGGGACGTCGCGTTCACCGAGGCGGCGTTGACGCTGGCCGTCGGGTCCGGTGACCCCGACCGGCGGCAGGAGGCGTTGCTGTTCCTCGGCGCCCTGCACCACGAGTCCGGCGACCGAGCGCGGGCGCGCACGGCGTGGGAACAGGCGGCGCTGGGGGACAGACCGCACGAAGCAGCCGTCGCCCGGTGCAGCCTCGCCGGGCTGCTGCAGGACGAAGGCGACCTGGACGGCGCGGACGCGCAACTGGCCGAGGTCGCCGCGGGCGACACCGACAGCGCTGGCGAGGCCGCGTTGCGCCTGGGCGTGCTGCGCCGGGACCGGGCGGACGTCGAGGGCGCGCTGGAGGCCTTCGACCGCGCTGCGTCGGTGGGGGACCGGGAGGAGGTCGCCTGGGCGCTCGCGCACAGCGCTCCCCTGCTCGCCGAGCGCGGGGAGACCGAGCTCGCCGAGGACGCCTACGAGCGCGCGATCGCCTCCGGGGTGCCGCAGGTGCAGGCCCGCGCCGCGCTGGGGCTCCGCACCCTGCTGCGGGACCTCGGTGACGAGGCCGGGGCCGAGGCCGCCTTCGAGCGGGCGCTGGAGTTCGGCGACCCGGAGGTCAGCCTCCGCGTCCACCAGGAGCGGGGCGGCGAGACCGCGGAACTGCGCGCGTACCGGCTGATGTCGGAGGGCGACGTCGACGGCGCCCGCGCGGCGGTGGTCGAGGAGTTCGGCTCGGCGCGGGTGGCCGACTTCTGGTGCGCGGCGTGGACCGACCTGCCCGGCGCGGCGGCGCTGCTGGCCGGGTTCCGCGGCGAGGACCTGCGCACCTGCTCACAGCTGGCGCTGGACTTCGGTGCCGCGGCGAAGGACCCGGCCGAAGCGCGGACGTGGTTCCGCGTGGTCGCCGACCGCGGGCACCCCGACCTGGCGCCGCAGGCCCGGCTGCTGCTCGGGCAGCTCGCCGAGCAGCAGGGCGAGCACGCGATCGCGCTGGGCTGGTACCGCCGCGCGACCGGAGCCGCGGACCCGGAGCACGCCGCGCGGGCCGGGGTGCTGCTCGCGCAGCTGCTCTCCCGGCTCGACGACGTCGAAGGCGCGGTGTCCGCGTGCCGCAACGCCTTCACCTCCGGGGCGGGTGTCCCCGCGCTGGACGCCGGCGTCCTGCTCGGGCAGCTGCACCACGAGTCCGGTGACCCCGTCGAGGCGCGCCGGGTCTGGGACCAGGCGGAGGCGTCCGCCGAGAGCGCCGCGCAGTTCGGCGAGGTGGTGCACCGCCGCATCGCGCAGATCGGGGAGACCGCGGCCGAAGCCGGCGAACTGCTGCACCGTGCCTCCGCCTCGGAGGACCCGGGAACGGCGATCAACGCGATGCTCTGGCTCGGCGAACGCGCGGTGCAGGCCGAGGACCTCGACGCCGCGGTCCACTGGTTCGGCCAGGCCGCGGAGCTCGGCGTGCCGGAGCAGTCCGAGGCGGCGCGCAGCAGGCTGGCGAACATGCTGCTGGCGCAGGGGGATCGCGACGCGGCGAGGATCGAGTACGAGCGGGTCGCGCGGTCCGCCAACCCGGACATCGCGGCGCGCGGCGAGCTGGGCATCGGCATGGTCCGCCACGAGGAGGGCGACCTGCCCGGTGCGGTCGCGGCCTACGTCGACGCCGCCGTCCACGCGGTGCACGAGGGCCTGGCCGAGGACGCGGTCCAGGGTGCCCGGGTGGTGCTGGAGCAGCAGCACGCCAACGGCGACCACCACGCCGCGACGGACACGCTGCGCCGGCTGGCCGAAGTCGTGCCGGAGAGCGACGTGGCCGAGTGGGCCCACGACGCGGGCACGGAGTTCCTCGACGCCGAGGACACCGACTCGGCGCTGGTCTACCTGCGCTGCGCGGTCGAGATCGGAGCGCCGGACCCGGAACCGGCGGCGGTCCTGGCGCTGGGCGACGCCCTGCACCGCCGCGGCGACGACGCGGGCGCGCGACAGGCCTACGAGCGGGTGCTCGCCACCGGCGACGAGCGCACGGCCGCGGTGGCGAAGTACCGGCTGGTGGAGCTGCTCGGCTGGGACGCCCCGGAAGTCGCCGATCTCGTGCAGCGCACGGACGAGCCGCTGGGGCCGGAGCTGAAGGCGGTGCTGGGGCTCCAGCGCCGCGACGCGGGCGACACGGCCGGGGCGATCGAGATGCTGCGCGACGCGGCCGACGGCGCCGGTGAGGAGTTCTCCCCGGTGGCGATCTACGCACTGGCCCAGTCGCTGTACCAGGACGGCGAGGTGGAGCAGGCGCGGCGGACCTTCCAGCAGCTGGTCGAAGCCGCCCCGTACGACCGCTACGCGGGCGAGGCCATGCTGGAACTGGCGGCCATCGCCTTCCACGAGGGCGACGACGAGGAAGCCCGCGCGTGGAACCTGCGCGCGTGGGAGTCCGACGACCCGGAGCTGTCGGCGAAGGCGGCGATGAACCTCGGCGTGATCGCCAAGCGGCGGCGGGACGTCGAGGAGGCCGCCCCGTGGTTCCAGGTGCTGGTCGACCTCGGGCACCCGTCGGCGGCGCTGGCCGCCGCGCACCTGGCGGAACTCCACCACTGGCGCGGGGAACTCGCCGAAGCCGCCCAGCACTACGGCTACACCCTCGCGCACACCGACGACCCGGAGCTCATCGCCGAAGCCGCCTACCGCGTCGGTGAGTTCCACTACCAGCGCGGGGACCTCGACGCTGCGCGGGAACACCTCGACCGGGCGCGGCGCACCGGGGACGAGACCTTCGCGGAGCAGGCGGAAGAGCTGCTGCGGCGGCTCGGGTGA
- a CDS encoding DUF397 domain-containing protein, translating to MNGRFEVPVTALEGVTWRKSRHSGKWGNCVELAALDDGTIALRQSREPQGTALICTRDELAAFLRGAKDGEFDDLVR from the coding sequence ATGAACGGTAGGTTCGAAGTTCCCGTCACCGCCCTGGAAGGCGTGACCTGGCGGAAGTCCCGGCACAGCGGCAAGTGGGGCAACTGCGTCGAACTGGCGGCCCTGGACGACGGCACCATCGCGCTGCGCCAATCGCGCGAGCCGCAGGGCACCGCGCTGATCTGCACCAGAGACGAACTGGCCGCGTTCCTGCGCGGCGCCAAGGATGGTGAGTTCGATGACCTCGTCCGTTGA
- a CDS encoding lysozyme: MNPEKPDQQMSPETNDKAGTAQRLLRRFRERVAPHVTAVQDKLPEPLARASRNRSVQAGAAVAAVGVVGLVVGTAAGGPSTPEVDKAAVAAPMQQAPQQQEVLQQHATLQQQPTPQQAEAKAAEPAPEPEAPLGPPVEGIDVSNHNGSIDWNEVAADGKKFTFVLATDGTDFSNPRYSEQYHGAKDAGLIAGAYHFARPDESSAEAQADRFLDVADYQSDGKTLPPVLDLEVDPNSGGCYGMSVDEMRQWTQTFNDKVKERTGKEPIIYANPSFWRQCMGSTDSFDGHPLWLASYGVDSPTVPSGFSNWHFWQYTDKGSVDGISGYTDLNQFQEGMARLEKLAR; this comes from the coding sequence GTGAACCCCGAGAAGCCCGACCAACAGATGTCCCCCGAAACCAACGACAAGGCTGGTACCGCGCAGCGACTGCTGCGGCGCTTCCGGGAGAGGGTCGCGCCGCACGTGACCGCGGTACAGGACAAGCTCCCCGAACCCCTCGCACGGGCGTCCCGGAACCGGTCGGTGCAGGCCGGTGCCGCCGTCGCCGCCGTCGGCGTGGTGGGCTTGGTGGTCGGCACCGCCGCCGGCGGCCCGTCCACCCCCGAGGTCGACAAGGCTGCGGTGGCCGCCCCGATGCAGCAGGCCCCCCAGCAGCAGGAGGTGCTGCAGCAGCACGCCACCCTGCAGCAGCAGCCGACCCCGCAGCAGGCGGAGGCCAAGGCGGCTGAGCCGGCACCCGAGCCGGAGGCCCCGCTCGGCCCGCCGGTCGAGGGCATCGACGTGTCCAACCACAACGGGTCCATCGACTGGAACGAGGTCGCCGCGGACGGCAAGAAGTTCACCTTCGTGCTGGCCACCGACGGGACCGACTTCAGCAACCCCCGGTACAGCGAGCAGTACCACGGTGCCAAGGACGCCGGGCTGATCGCCGGTGCCTACCACTTCGCGCGGCCGGACGAGTCGTCCGCGGAGGCGCAGGCCGACCGGTTCCTCGACGTCGCCGACTACCAGTCCGACGGCAAGACCCTGCCGCCGGTGCTGGACCTGGAGGTCGACCCGAACTCGGGCGGCTGCTACGGGATGTCGGTCGACGAGATGCGCCAGTGGACCCAGACCTTCAACGACAAGGTCAAGGAGCGCACCGGCAAGGAACCGATCATCTACGCCAACCCGTCGTTCTGGCGGCAGTGCATGGGGAGCACCGACAGCTTCGACGGGCACCCGCTGTGGCTGGCCTCCTACGGCGTGGACAGCCCGACCGTGCCCAGCGGCTTCAGCAACTGGCACTTCTGGCAGTACACCGACAAGGGCAGCGTTGACGGCATCAGCGGCTACACCGACCTGAACCAGTTCCAGGAAGGCATGGCCCGGCTGGAGAAGCTGGCGCGCTGA
- a CDS encoding SAM-dependent methyltransferase, protein MTADLSASGDELPLHIDTTKASIARVYDAFLGGKDNYEVDREVFRRVRDVAPEAAQLAWDNRQFLIRVTRFIAAETGITQFLDCGSGLPTAENTHQVAQRLAPEARVVYVDNDPVVLAHGRALLEENPQTSFSAADIFEPAQVLQDEVVRTHLDFSEPIALFQIGTLHHHDGERPPQDIMREYVDALPSGSYVALSHFLDPEDDEHSDLARRMEQTFLHSPMGTGSFRTRAEIEGMFPGLELVEPGLVRCADWWPTGPRLTPLSPVQHCIAGAVGRKP, encoded by the coding sequence ATGACCGCTGACCTCAGCGCCTCCGGCGACGAGCTCCCCCTCCACATCGACACCACCAAGGCCAGCATCGCCCGCGTCTACGACGCCTTCCTCGGCGGCAAGGACAACTACGAGGTCGACCGCGAGGTCTTCCGCCGGGTCCGCGACGTGGCCCCCGAGGCGGCCCAGCTCGCCTGGGACAACCGCCAGTTCCTCATCCGGGTCACCCGGTTCATCGCCGCCGAGACCGGCATCACCCAGTTCCTGGACTGCGGTTCCGGGCTGCCGACGGCGGAGAACACCCACCAGGTCGCGCAGCGGCTCGCGCCCGAGGCGCGGGTGGTGTACGTCGACAACGACCCGGTGGTGCTCGCGCACGGGCGCGCCCTGCTGGAGGAGAACCCCCAGACCTCCTTCAGCGCGGCCGACATCTTCGAGCCGGCGCAGGTCCTGCAGGACGAGGTGGTGCGCACCCACCTCGACTTCAGCGAACCGATCGCGCTGTTCCAGATCGGGACCCTGCACCACCACGACGGCGAGCGGCCGCCGCAGGACATCATGCGCGAGTACGTCGACGCGCTGCCGTCGGGCTCCTACGTCGCCCTCAGCCACTTCCTGGACCCCGAGGACGACGAGCACAGCGACCTGGCGCGGCGCATGGAGCAGACCTTCCTGCACAGCCCCATGGGCACCGGGTCGTTCCGCACCCGCGCTGAGATCGAGGGCATGTTCCCCGGGTTGGAGCTCGTGGAGCCGGGCCTGGTCCGCTGCGCGGACTGGTGGCCGACCGGCCCGCGCCTCACGCCGCTCTCCCCGGTCCAGCACTGCATCGCCGGAGCGGTCGGCCGCAAACCGTGA
- a CDS encoding helix-turn-helix domain-containing protein: protein MARDDAALDSSPTARRIIVGAQLRRLREAAEVPPAEAARAIRGSESKISRMELGRVALKERDIEDLLTLYGVHDEAERAHFLQLVAESRQPGWWNRYADSMPQWFQDYVGLEGVASRIQTYELQFVPGLLQIEDYALALASSGHPALADEDARRRVALRMKRQSVLARPGAPRLWAVIDESVLHRPIGGVAVMRAQIDHLLEMTRHPNIALQVVPFALSGYAAEGSFTVLRFAEPELPDIVYLEHLSGALYLDKREEIERYSRTLDRLMVDARTPEQTRQMLRKVRASL from the coding sequence ATGGCGCGGGACGACGCTGCCCTGGACAGCAGCCCGACAGCACGGCGCATCATCGTGGGGGCTCAGCTGCGCCGCCTGCGGGAGGCCGCGGAAGTGCCGCCCGCGGAAGCGGCCCGGGCGATCCGCGGTTCGGAATCCAAGATCAGCCGCATGGAACTGGGCCGGGTCGCGTTGAAGGAGCGCGACATCGAGGACCTGCTCACCCTCTACGGCGTGCACGACGAAGCCGAGCGCGCGCACTTCCTCCAGCTGGTCGCCGAATCCCGCCAGCCGGGCTGGTGGAACCGGTACGCGGACTCGATGCCGCAGTGGTTCCAGGACTACGTGGGCCTGGAGGGAGTCGCGTCCCGGATCCAGACCTACGAGCTGCAGTTCGTCCCGGGACTGCTGCAGATCGAGGACTACGCGCTCGCGCTGGCCAGCTCGGGACATCCCGCCCTGGCCGACGAGGACGCCCGCCGGCGGGTGGCGCTGCGGATGAAGCGGCAGAGCGTGCTGGCCCGCCCGGGCGCCCCGCGGCTGTGGGCGGTCATCGACGAGTCCGTGCTGCACCGCCCGATCGGCGGTGTCGCGGTGATGCGCGCGCAGATCGACCACCTGCTGGAGATGACCAGGCACCCCAACATCGCGCTGCAGGTGGTGCCGTTCGCGCTGAGCGGGTACGCGGCCGAGGGGTCGTTCACCGTGCTGCGCTTCGCCGAACCGGAACTGCCGGACATCGTCTACCTGGAGCACCTCAGCGGCGCGCTGTACCTGGACAAGCGGGAGGAGATCGAGCGCTACAGCCGTACACTCGATCGGCTGATGGTGGACGCGCGCACTCCGGAGCAGACCCGGCAGATGCTGCGAAAAGTCCGTGCCTCGCTGTGA